The following are encoded in a window of Alphaproteobacteria bacterium genomic DNA:
- a CDS encoding inorganic diphosphatase — protein MNIDLIPAGDQPPGRINVVIEVPLGGEPVKYEFDKKSGAIFVDRILHTPMRYPANYGFVPHTLGEDGDPLDALVIARSPLIPGCVIRVRPVGVLLMDDDKGGDEKLITVPVDSTFPYYSDVDEADDLPPIVKQQVEHFFTHYKDLEPGKWAKLNGWGGREVAERFIMEAIERAKG, from the coding sequence ATGAACATCGATCTCATCCCCGCGGGCGACCAGCCGCCCGGGCGAATCAACGTGGTCATCGAAGTGCCGCTCGGCGGCGAGCCGGTGAAATACGAGTTCGACAAGAAATCGGGCGCGATCTTCGTCGACCGCATCCTCCACACCCCGATGCGCTATCCGGCCAATTACGGCTTCGTACCTCACACTTTGGGCGAGGACGGCGACCCGCTCGACGCTCTGGTCATCGCCCGCTCGCCGCTGATCCCCGGCTGCGTGATCCGGGTTCGCCCGGTCGGCGTGCTGCTGATGGACGACGACAAGGGCGGCGACGAGAAACTGATCACCGTGCCGGTCGATTCGACCTTCCCTTATTATTCGGACGTCGACGAGGCGGACGATCTGCCGCCGATCGTCAAGCAGCAGGTCGAGCATTTCTTCACCCACTATAAGGACCTCGAGCCCGGCAAATGGGCCAAGCTCAACGGCTGGGGCGGCCGCGAGGTCGCCGAGCGGTTCATCATGGAGGCGATCGAGCGGGCCAAGGGGTAG
- a CDS encoding histidine--tRNA ligase, translated as MPRRRKRPGSRANPERFPSDPKLLSGRLVSKGPQKVRGTQDMIGEEADRFHRVVDAFDRVRRLYAFQHIEVPVFEATEVFARSLGETTDVVSKEMYTFLDRGGESLTLRPEFTAGICRAFISDGWQQYTPMKVATWGAAFRYERPQKGRFRQFHQLDAEIIGAAEPAADVELIAMAAQLLGELGLADRVELRINTLGDPATREAWRAALVEHFAAREADLSNESRERLEKNPLRILDSKQHQDFPVVDSAPVIDDFLTQEAADVFGAVTAGLDRIGVKWTRDARLVRGLDYYRHTTFEYVTSDLGAQAQVVGGGRYDGLIESMGGPSTPAVGWAAGIERMAMLLDMPEASGIDAALVPMGEAAMAESTTLIAALRGAGLVCDMAFRGNLKRRMQKAGASGARHAVLIGDDELARGGATVKNLASGEQRDVPFAGLAAFLGAS; from the coding sequence ATGCCGAGGCGCAGAAAGAGGCCTGGCTCGCGCGCAAATCCTGAGCGGTTCCCAAGCGACCCAAAACTGCTAAGTGGCCGCCTTGTGAGCAAGGGTCCGCAGAAGGTCCGGGGAACCCAGGACATGATCGGCGAGGAGGCGGACCGATTCCACCGCGTCGTCGACGCGTTCGATCGGGTGCGCCGGCTCTACGCCTTCCAGCATATCGAGGTGCCGGTGTTCGAGGCGACCGAGGTGTTCGCCCGATCGCTCGGCGAGACCACCGACGTCGTCTCCAAGGAGATGTACACGTTTCTGGACCGCGGCGGCGAGAGCCTGACCTTGCGCCCTGAATTCACCGCCGGAATCTGCCGCGCCTTCATCTCCGACGGCTGGCAGCAATATACGCCGATGAAGGTCGCCACCTGGGGCGCGGCCTTCCGCTACGAGCGCCCGCAAAAGGGCCGCTTCCGCCAGTTCCACCAGCTCGACGCGGAGATCATCGGCGCCGCCGAGCCCGCCGCCGATGTCGAGCTGATCGCCATGGCCGCGCAATTGCTCGGCGAGCTCGGCCTTGCGGATCGCGTCGAGCTCAGGATCAACACGCTCGGCGATCCGGCGACTCGCGAGGCCTGGCGCGCGGCCCTGGTCGAGCATTTCGCGGCGCGCGAGGCCGATCTTTCCAACGAAAGCCGCGAGCGGCTCGAGAAGAACCCGCTGAGGATCCTCGATTCCAAGCAGCACCAGGATTTCCCGGTCGTCGACAGCGCCCCGGTGATCGACGATTTCCTGACCCAGGAAGCCGCGGACGTGTTCGGCGCGGTCACCGCCGGGCTCGACCGGATCGGGGTCAAATGGACCCGCGACGCGCGGCTCGTGCGCGGCCTCGATTATTACCGGCACACCACGTTCGAATATGTCACGAGCGATCTCGGCGCCCAGGCCCAGGTGGTCGGCGGCGGCCGCTATGACGGGCTGATCGAGAGCATGGGCGGCCCGTCGACCCCGGCGGTCGGCTGGGCGGCGGGGATCGAGCGGATGGCGATGCTGCTCGACATGCCCGAGGCCTCGGGGATCGACGCCGCCTTGGTGCCGATGGGCGAGGCGGCCATGGCGGAATCGACGACGCTGATCGCCGCGCTGCGCGGCGCCGGGCTGGTTTGCGACATGGCCTTTCGCGGCAACCTCAAGCGGCGGATGCAGAAGGCCGGCGCCAGCGGCGCCCGGCACGCGGTGCTGATCGGCGACGACGAGCTCGCCCGCGGCGGCGCCACGGTCAAGAATCTCGCGAGCGGGGAGCAGCGCGACGTGCCCTTTGCCGGCCTTGCGGCGTTTCTCGGCGCGTCATGA
- the prfA gene encoding peptide chain release factor 1: protein MTPFSAERIAAIEARKEELQQAMSAPDLAAETFVRLSKDYAEILPVAEAAREVRRIRAEIEVIQEMLADPSPEIRDMAQEEMAALQTQLPEAERALALKLLPRDAADERAAMLEIRAGTGGDEAALFAGDLLRMYQRYAENRGWRFEMISASQSEVGGFKEAIASVSGQGVFARLKFESGVHRVQRVPVTESGGRIHTSAATVAVLPEAEDVDVQIDDKDLRIDVYRSSGPGGQSVNTTDSAVRITHLPTGLVVIQQDEKSQHKNKAKALKVLRTRLYELERERLASERAGARKSMVGSGDRSERIRTYNFPQGRVTDHRINLTLHRLPEILEGQLDELISALSSEDEAERLASLDES from the coding sequence ATGACTCCTTTCTCGGCCGAACGGATCGCCGCCATCGAGGCGCGCAAGGAAGAGCTGCAGCAGGCGATGTCGGCGCCCGATCTCGCGGCCGAGACCTTCGTGCGCCTGTCCAAGGATTATGCCGAGATCTTGCCCGTCGCCGAGGCTGCGCGGGAGGTCCGGCGGATCCGGGCCGAAATCGAGGTGATCCAGGAGATGCTCGCCGATCCGAGCCCCGAGATACGCGACATGGCGCAGGAGGAGATGGCGGCGCTCCAGACGCAGCTGCCCGAGGCCGAGCGCGCGCTGGCGCTGAAGCTGCTTCCGCGCGACGCCGCCGACGAGCGCGCGGCGATGCTCGAGATCCGCGCCGGTACCGGCGGAGACGAGGCGGCCCTCTTCGCCGGCGACCTTTTGCGCATGTACCAGCGCTACGCCGAAAATCGCGGCTGGCGCTTCGAGATGATCTCCGCCAGCCAGTCCGAGGTCGGCGGCTTCAAGGAAGCGATCGCCTCGGTCTCCGGCCAGGGGGTGTTCGCTCGGCTGAAGTTCGAAAGCGGAGTCCACCGCGTCCAGCGCGTGCCGGTGACGGAGAGCGGCGGGCGAATCCATACCTCCGCGGCGACCGTCGCAGTCCTGCCCGAGGCGGAGGATGTCGACGTCCAGATCGACGACAAGGACCTCAGGATCGATGTTTACCGCTCGTCGGGCCCCGGCGGCCAGTCGGTCAACACCACCGACAGCGCGGTGCGGATCACCCATTTGCCCACGGGCCTCGTCGTCATCCAGCAGGACGAGAAATCGCAGCACAAGAACAAGGCCAAGGCGCTGAAAGTGCTTCGCACCCGCCTCTACGAGCTGGAGCGCGAGCGGCTGGCCAGCGAGCGGGCCGGAGCGCGCAAGTCGATGGTCGGCTCGGGCGACCGCTCGGAGCGCATCCGCACCTACAATTTCCCGCAAGGGCGGGTGACCGACCACCGAATCAACCTCACCCTCCACCGCCTCCCCGAAATCCTCGAAGGCCAGCTCGACGAGCTGATCTCGGCATTGAGCTCCGAGGACGAGGCCGAGCGGCTGGCGAGCCTGGATGAGAGCTGA
- the prmC gene encoding peptide chain release factor N(5)-glutamine methyltransferase, translated as MGEGLGGGGVSGKTPPFIDVHPTPTPPHQGEGLVRRVLADGAARLAAVSDTPRLDAELLMAHALGIERETLLLRRLDDSVPASFAALLDRRLAHEPVAYITGRRAFWTIALEVGPGVLIPRPDSEALIEAAVVRFGKAGPRRILDLGTGPGTLLLAALDQWPEASGLGVDGSPAALAYARRNGDARAEFRLGDWGEAIAERFDLILCNPPYVEAGADLPPDVARYEPDAALYAGPDGLDCYRLLAPQFRALLAPGGIVCLEIGAGQESAVSALMAAEGFTIESRMDLKGIARCLVLSVDPE; from the coding sequence ATGGGGGAGGGTTTGGGTGGGGGTGGAGTCTCCGGAAAGACCCCGCCCTTCATTGACGTTCACCCCACCCCAACCCCTCCCCATCAAGGGGAGGGGCTTGTCCGCCGCGTCCTCGCCGACGGCGCGGCCCGCCTTGCCGCGGTCAGTGACACGCCCCGTCTCGATGCCGAGCTGCTGATGGCCCACGCACTGGGAATCGAGCGCGAGACGCTGCTGCTCCGCCGCCTGGACGATTCCGTCCCTGCCTCCTTCGCCGCGCTCCTCGACCGCCGCCTCGCCCACGAACCGGTCGCCTACATCACCGGCCGCCGCGCCTTCTGGACGATCGCGCTGGAGGTCGGCCCCGGCGTGCTCATCCCGCGCCCGGACAGCGAGGCCCTGATCGAGGCGGCGGTGGTGCGGTTCGGAAAGGCCGGGCCGCGCCGGATCCTCGATCTCGGCACCGGGCCGGGCACGTTGCTGCTCGCCGCGCTCGACCAGTGGCCCGAGGCGAGCGGGCTCGGCGTCGACGGGTCGCCCGCCGCTCTGGCCTATGCCCGCCGAAACGGCGATGCGCGCGCGGAATTCCGCCTCGGCGACTGGGGCGAAGCGATCGCCGAGCGCTTCGACCTCATCCTCTGCAACCCGCCTTATGTCGAAGCGGGGGCCGACCTTCCGCCCGATGTCGCGCGCTATGAGCCCGATGCCGCGCTCTATGCGGGGCCCGACGGGCTCGATTGCTACCGGCTCCTCGCGCCGCAGTTTCGCGCCCTTCTCGCGCCCGGCGGAATCGTCTGCCTCGAGATCGGCGCCGGGCAGGAAAGCGCGGTGAGCGCGCTGATGGCGGCGGAGGGATTCACGATAGAGTCACGCATGGACCTTAAAGGGATCGCTCGATGCCTCGTCTTGAGCGTTGATCCAGAATAA
- a CDS encoding DUF4167 domain-containing protein, whose translation MINNRQGGRRRGRGGSGGGRPPGANPNPGNRQDNRQRGNAAQLLEKYKGLARDAQMGGDRVQTEYYLQYADHYFRVLNESRSRFEEQRRTRDDYQDDDEDQDQEAEGSRDSSDRDDEDNESQVREEPRREEPRQEEPRRDARNGEYRTRPRRERRPEREEGDEERIALDVLPPAISPANEEGEAEAPRAPRVRRPRRPRDNDEDIAPAA comes from the coding sequence TTGATCAACAATCGTCAGGGCGGCCGCAGGCGCGGCCGCGGCGGCAGCGGCGGCGGTCGTCCGCCGGGCGCCAACCCCAATCCGGGCAACCGCCAGGACAACCGGCAGCGCGGCAACGCGGCCCAGCTGCTCGAAAAATATAAGGGCCTCGCCCGCGACGCCCAGATGGGCGGCGATCGCGTCCAGACCGAATATTACCTTCAATATGCGGATCATTACTTCCGCGTCCTGAACGAGAGCCGCTCCCGCTTCGAGGAGCAGCGCCGCACGCGCGACGACTATCAGGACGATGACGAGGATCAGGACCAGGAGGCCGAAGGCTCCCGCGACTCCTCCGACCGCGACGACGAGGACAACGAGTCTCAGGTGCGCGAAGAGCCCCGCCGGGAAGAGCCTCGCCAGGAAGAGCCTCGCCGCGACGCCCGCAACGGCGAATATCGAACGCGCCCGCGGCGCGAGCGCCGGCCGGAGCGCGAGGAAGGCGACGAGGAGCGTATCGCGCTCGACGTGCTCCCGCCGGCCATCTCGCCGGCGAACGAGGAAGGCGAGGCCGAAGCGCCCCGAGCGCCCCGCGTCCGCCGTCCGCGCCGACCGCGCGACAATGACGAGGACATCGCTCCCGCGGCGTAA
- a CDS encoding DUF4139 domain-containing protein gives MRSVFLLSALFASSALAQISAEIPPPSQSAQGEVAVTIYNNNLALVQDRRQLAIPSGRSRQEFPDVSAQIRPETVTLTGDGIGIVEQNFDFDLLSPQALMQKAVGETVTLVRVNPATGAETRERARVLAANGGVVLQIGERIEVLRDDGLPVRVIFDRVPENLRARPTLSVTVQSEAAGRRPLTLTYLTPGLGWSADYVALFDEGAGRMDVQGWITLTNSSGTPYTNANVLLVAGAVGVMGQPQPYPARRGATAPLRQAGTETADRERLGDFYLYPLPERTTIANQQTKQVSFLDVHNSPASRAYEYRNAWMHTTDQPESANSVLRFSSAREQGLGDALPAGTVRVYQRDARGNPQFVGESPIGHTPMGSAIGLSTGQAFDVKVHPVVERRERVSDVRFRTTMRYTLTNATPVPVTVDLIQAGLWADTRILQESQPSQRGSADDTLWHVTVPANGEASVTATFDTRY, from the coding sequence ATGCGTTCGGTCTTTCTGCTGTCGGCCCTCTTCGCAAGCTCCGCGCTCGCCCAGATCAGCGCCGAGATTCCGCCGCCTTCGCAGAGCGCGCAGGGCGAGGTCGCGGTGACCATCTACAACAACAATCTGGCTTTGGTGCAGGACCGGCGCCAGCTCGCCATCCCCTCGGGCCGCTCGCGCCAGGAATTTCCCGACGTTTCCGCCCAGATCCGCCCGGAGACGGTGACCCTGACCGGCGACGGCATCGGAATCGTCGAGCAGAATTTCGATTTCGACCTGCTCTCGCCCCAGGCGCTGATGCAGAAGGCGGTCGGCGAGACGGTCACGCTGGTGCGGGTCAATCCCGCGACCGGCGCCGAGACCCGCGAGCGCGCCCGGGTGCTCGCCGCGAACGGCGGCGTCGTCCTCCAGATCGGCGAGCGGATCGAGGTGCTTCGCGACGACGGGCTGCCGGTTCGGGTGATCTTCGACCGGGTGCCGGAGAATCTGCGCGCGCGCCCGACCCTTTCGGTCACCGTGCAGAGCGAGGCCGCCGGGCGGCGGCCGCTGACCCTCACCTACCTTACCCCCGGCCTCGGCTGGAGCGCCGACTATGTCGCCCTGTTCGACGAGGGCGCAGGGCGGATGGACGTCCAGGGCTGGATCACTCTGACCAACAGCAGCGGAACGCCCTACACCAACGCCAACGTGCTGCTCGTCGCCGGCGCCGTCGGAGTGATGGGCCAGCCGCAGCCCTACCCGGCGCGGCGCGGCGCGACCGCGCCGCTCCGGCAGGCGGGCACTGAGACCGCGGACCGCGAGCGGCTGGGCGATTTCTACCTCTATCCGCTCCCCGAGCGGACGACGATCGCCAACCAGCAGACCAAGCAGGTGAGCTTCCTCGACGTCCACAATTCGCCGGCGAGCCGGGCCTACGAATATCGCAACGCCTGGATGCACACGACCGACCAGCCGGAAAGCGCCAATAGCGTGCTTCGCTTCTCCAGCGCGCGCGAGCAGGGCCTGGGCGACGCGCTCCCGGCCGGCACGGTCCGCGTCTATCAGCGCGACGCTCGGGGCAATCCGCAATTCGTCGGCGAAAGCCCGATCGGCCACACCCCGATGGGATCGGCGATCGGGCTCAGCACGGGTCAGGCGTTCGACGTCAAGGTCCATCCGGTCGTGGAGCGGCGCGAGCGCGTCTCCGACGTTCGCTTCCGAACGACGATGCGCTACACGCTGACCAACGCCACGCCCGTCCCTGTGACCGTCGACCTGATCCAGGCGGGCCTGTGGGCCGACACGCGCATTCTCCAGGAAAGCCAGCCGAGCCAGCGCGGGTCCGCGGACGATACTTTGTGGCACGTCACCGTCCCGGCCAATGGCGAGGCGAGCGTCACGGCGACCTTCGACACCAGGTACTGA